The Oncorhynchus tshawytscha isolate Ot180627B linkage group LG08, Otsh_v2.0, whole genome shotgun sequence genome window below encodes:
- the LOC112256651 gene encoding adhesion G protein-coupled receptor G3 isoform X1: protein MTLSSDRLRLSMEGKLWRFCLTTAILLCGIGCQNYTSERRCKVLIVNDDTYSGVIRNGNDCPSQNNFSDWIGNCTPQQEIQRLCIISTGENTATSEKCHPEFRNCTFEVRKDNNSYFITLSKDAVNTQELDLWFPLRKNMTCIPSQFYRNTTGYLTTPVKPETICGKKSTYDAAACRNKTRDEFILEITAEGPISCLTCNNPVKKPDMNISLPSGQLESSNGVISADLASEAMKNLSSLTELMGNASTAAISMGKVKGLLSKLHKDDPKDINFGFSPDKDMSIVENKYALKKYFNRSVRVSKEAYDMALNKSGTFVGVLVFPSMSQDEKKSIVLNGEVVGIEIGAHIANLTDTIDIEYRNVDKVGFNVFCNSWNGKGKRPNWTTDGCQTLESNNSITCQCTHLSFFAILMSPPPKNISASDVASLTYISYIGCGLSMFFLGTALFMQFVISKTKSSQATKILVNLFLAMLFLNLTFLTNETIAAMGSYVACVIIAAVMHYSMLSTFTWFLIEAVHLFLQLKKRTANIKHYMLKVYVVGWVLPALVVIVLLGLQKYTLMSIQTDDGKSVNMCWITDIYIHYGVNIGYYALVFVWTLTNFIIVVRQILILRKTNVGKCQNDPASKNTLTILGLLFLLGLTWGFAFFSYGPMVIPSYYIFSILNSFQGFFLFLYYYNTNKIVGDDRNSVFTNQSTSTFSNIYDDSPVHKK, encoded by the exons ATGACTCTCTCATCAGACAG ATTAAGGCTATCAATGGAAGGGAAACTTTGGAGATTTTGTTTGACCACAGCCATTCTGCTCTGTGGCATTGGCTGCCAAAATTATACAAGTGAACGTC GTTGTAAAGTACTGATAGTGAACGATGACACATATTCAGGAGTCATTAGGAATGGGAATGATTGTCCATCTCAGAATAACTTTTCAG ATTGGATAGGGAATTGTACCCCACAGCAGGAAATCCAGAGGCTCTGcatcatatctactggagagaaCACAGCAACATCAG AAAAATGTCATCCAGAATTCCGCAACTGTACATTTGAAGTGAGGAAAGATAACAATTCATACTTCATAACTCTGAGTAAAGATGCTGTCAACACTCAAGAGCTCGACTTGTGGTTTCCACTGAGAAAGAACATGACATGTATTCCATCACAGTTCTATCGAAATACTACAG GTTATCTGACTACTCCGGTGAAGCCAGAAACCATTTGTGGAAAGAAGTCAACCTATGATGCAGCTGCTTGCAGAA ATAAGACCAGGGATGAATTCATTCTTGAGATCACTGCAGAGGGACCAATTAGTTGTCTAACATGTAACAACCCTGTTAAGAAGCCGGACATGAACATAAGTTTACCCAGCGGCCAATTGGAAAGCTCAAATGGGGTCATAAGTGCTGATTTGGCATC TGAGGCTATGAAAAATCTCTCCTCGTTGACTGAGCTGATGGGAAACGCCAGCACTGCAGCCATTTCAATGGGCAAGGTTAAAGGACTCCTGAGTAAACTTCATAAAGACGACCCCAAAGATATCAACTTTGGTTTTTCCCCTGACAAAGATATGAGT ATTGTTGAAAACAAGTATGCTCTGAAGAAATATTTCAATCGATCTGTGCGTGTGTCCAAAGAAGCCTATGACATGGCACTCAATAAGAGTGGAACTTTTGTCGGGGTTCTTGTCTTTCCCAGCATGTCCCAG GATGAAAAGAAGAGCATCGTTCTAAACGGTGAGGTAGTTGGAATCGAAATTGGAGCCCACATAGCTAATCTCACAGACACCATTGATATTGAGTACAGAAATGTTGATAAG GTGGGATTCAATGTCTTTTGTAATTCTTGGAATGGCAAAG GAAAACGACCCAATTGGACCACAGATGGTTGTCAAACCTTGGAGAGCAACAACAGCATAACGTGCCAATGCACTCATTTATCATTTTTTGCTATACTAATG TCACCTCCACCAAAGAACATCAGTGCCTCAGATGTGGCATCTCTAACCTACATTAGCTACATCGGCTGTGGACTGTCTATGTTCTTCTTGGGAACGGCTCTCTTCATGCAGTTTGTGATAAG CAAAACCAAATCTAGCCAAGCAACCAAGATCCTTGTCAACCTCTTCTTGGCTATGTTGTTCCTGAACCTGACCTTTCTGACCAATGAGACCATTGCAGCCATGGGGAGCTATGTTGCATGTGTCATCATAGCAGCAGTCATGCACTACTCCATGTTGTCCACCTTCACCTGGTTCCTCATTGAGGCGGTCCACTTGTTCCTGCAGCTAAAGAAACGCACCGCTAACATCAAACATTATATGCTGAAAGTTTACGTTGTGGGATGGG TCCTTCCAGCTCTAGTGGTCATCGTCCTTCTGGGACTGCAAAAATATACATTAATGTCCATACAAACAGATGATGGGAAATCAGTGAACAT GTGCTGGATCACTGACATCTACATCCATTATGGAGTCAACATCGGCTATTACGCCTTGGTGTTTGTCTGGACTTTGACCAACTTCATCATTGTCGTGAGACAGATCTTGATCCTGAGGAAGACCAATGTAGGCAAGTGCCAGAATGACCCAGCGTCCAAGAACACCCTGACCATCCTGGGGCTCCTATTCCTGCTGGGCCTCACCTGGGGCTTTGCCTTCTTCAGCTACGGACCCATGGTTATCCCATCTTACTACATCTTCAGCATCCTCAACTCCTTCCAGG GCTTCTTCCTGTTCCTCTACTACTACAACACCAACAAGATTGTTGGTGATGACAGGAACTCTGTATTCACCAACCAGAGCACCTCTACTTTTTCAAACATCTATGATGACTCTCCTGTTCACAAGAAGTAG
- the LOC112256651 gene encoding adhesion G-protein coupled receptor G5 isoform X2 — protein sequence MTLSSDRLRLSMEGKLWRFCLTTAILLCGIGCQNYTSERRCKVLIVNDDTYSGVIRNGNDCPSQNNFSDWIGNCTPQQEIQRLCIISTGENTATSDAVNTQELDLWFPLRKNMTCIPSQFYRNTTGYLTTPVKPETICGKKSTYDAAACRNKTRDEFILEITAEGPISCLTCNNPVKKPDMNISLPSGQLESSNGVISADLASEAMKNLSSLTELMGNASTAAISMGKVKGLLSKLHKDDPKDINFGFSPDKDMSIVENKYALKKYFNRSVRVSKEAYDMALNKSGTFVGVLVFPSMSQDEKKSIVLNGEVVGIEIGAHIANLTDTIDIEYRNVDKVGFNVFCNSWNGKGKRPNWTTDGCQTLESNNSITCQCTHLSFFAILMSPPPKNISASDVASLTYISYIGCGLSMFFLGTALFMQFVISKTKSSQATKILVNLFLAMLFLNLTFLTNETIAAMGSYVACVIIAAVMHYSMLSTFTWFLIEAVHLFLQLKKRTANIKHYMLKVYVVGWVLPALVVIVLLGLQKYTLMSIQTDDGKSVNMCWITDIYIHYGVNIGYYALVFVWTLTNFIIVVRQILILRKTNVGKCQNDPASKNTLTILGLLFLLGLTWGFAFFSYGPMVIPSYYIFSILNSFQGFFLFLYYYNTNKIVGDDRNSVFTNQSTSTFSNIYDDSPVHKK from the exons ATGACTCTCTCATCAGACAG ATTAAGGCTATCAATGGAAGGGAAACTTTGGAGATTTTGTTTGACCACAGCCATTCTGCTCTGTGGCATTGGCTGCCAAAATTATACAAGTGAACGTC GTTGTAAAGTACTGATAGTGAACGATGACACATATTCAGGAGTCATTAGGAATGGGAATGATTGTCCATCTCAGAATAACTTTTCAG ATTGGATAGGGAATTGTACCCCACAGCAGGAAATCCAGAGGCTCTGcatcatatctactggagagaaCACAGCAACATCAG ATGCTGTCAACACTCAAGAGCTCGACTTGTGGTTTCCACTGAGAAAGAACATGACATGTATTCCATCACAGTTCTATCGAAATACTACAG GTTATCTGACTACTCCGGTGAAGCCAGAAACCATTTGTGGAAAGAAGTCAACCTATGATGCAGCTGCTTGCAGAA ATAAGACCAGGGATGAATTCATTCTTGAGATCACTGCAGAGGGACCAATTAGTTGTCTAACATGTAACAACCCTGTTAAGAAGCCGGACATGAACATAAGTTTACCCAGCGGCCAATTGGAAAGCTCAAATGGGGTCATAAGTGCTGATTTGGCATC TGAGGCTATGAAAAATCTCTCCTCGTTGACTGAGCTGATGGGAAACGCCAGCACTGCAGCCATTTCAATGGGCAAGGTTAAAGGACTCCTGAGTAAACTTCATAAAGACGACCCCAAAGATATCAACTTTGGTTTTTCCCCTGACAAAGATATGAGT ATTGTTGAAAACAAGTATGCTCTGAAGAAATATTTCAATCGATCTGTGCGTGTGTCCAAAGAAGCCTATGACATGGCACTCAATAAGAGTGGAACTTTTGTCGGGGTTCTTGTCTTTCCCAGCATGTCCCAG GATGAAAAGAAGAGCATCGTTCTAAACGGTGAGGTAGTTGGAATCGAAATTGGAGCCCACATAGCTAATCTCACAGACACCATTGATATTGAGTACAGAAATGTTGATAAG GTGGGATTCAATGTCTTTTGTAATTCTTGGAATGGCAAAG GAAAACGACCCAATTGGACCACAGATGGTTGTCAAACCTTGGAGAGCAACAACAGCATAACGTGCCAATGCACTCATTTATCATTTTTTGCTATACTAATG TCACCTCCACCAAAGAACATCAGTGCCTCAGATGTGGCATCTCTAACCTACATTAGCTACATCGGCTGTGGACTGTCTATGTTCTTCTTGGGAACGGCTCTCTTCATGCAGTTTGTGATAAG CAAAACCAAATCTAGCCAAGCAACCAAGATCCTTGTCAACCTCTTCTTGGCTATGTTGTTCCTGAACCTGACCTTTCTGACCAATGAGACCATTGCAGCCATGGGGAGCTATGTTGCATGTGTCATCATAGCAGCAGTCATGCACTACTCCATGTTGTCCACCTTCACCTGGTTCCTCATTGAGGCGGTCCACTTGTTCCTGCAGCTAAAGAAACGCACCGCTAACATCAAACATTATATGCTGAAAGTTTACGTTGTGGGATGGG TCCTTCCAGCTCTAGTGGTCATCGTCCTTCTGGGACTGCAAAAATATACATTAATGTCCATACAAACAGATGATGGGAAATCAGTGAACAT GTGCTGGATCACTGACATCTACATCCATTATGGAGTCAACATCGGCTATTACGCCTTGGTGTTTGTCTGGACTTTGACCAACTTCATCATTGTCGTGAGACAGATCTTGATCCTGAGGAAGACCAATGTAGGCAAGTGCCAGAATGACCCAGCGTCCAAGAACACCCTGACCATCCTGGGGCTCCTATTCCTGCTGGGCCTCACCTGGGGCTTTGCCTTCTTCAGCTACGGACCCATGGTTATCCCATCTTACTACATCTTCAGCATCCTCAACTCCTTCCAGG GCTTCTTCCTGTTCCTCTACTACTACAACACCAACAAGATTGTTGGTGATGACAGGAACTCTGTATTCACCAACCAGAGCACCTCTACTTTTTCAAACATCTATGATGACTCTCCTGTTCACAAGAAGTAG